Part of the Propionimicrobium sp. PCR01-08-3 genome, GACGCAACGGCCGTCCCGAAGAGGTCGCATCGGTGATCGCCTTCTTGTGCTCGGACGCCTCCAGCTTCGTCAACGGGACGATCGTCCCGATCAACGGCGGGCACTACATGGCCGGCTAGCCGCCGGTCCCGCTGAGCGCGGCAAGCCTCGGCTTTGCAGGCTGCGATCAGCGCTTTAACCAAATCCCCGTGCTCAGACAACGACCTACAACCAGAAAAGATCAATCAGGAGATCAGTAATGGCTTCCATCGAAGAAATCGAATCCAAGGTAATCGATGCCCTGCCGTCCGGGCTGTTCATCGGCGGCGAATGGATCCAAACGGACACCACCGTCCCTGTCGAGAACCCCGCCAAGGGCGAGGCTTTCGCCCAGGTGGCGGACGCGACGCCGGAACAGGCCGTCCAGGCTCTCGATGCCGCGTGCGATGCGGCCGCCGATTGGGCGGCCACCAAGCCGCGCGATCGCGCGGAATTGCTGCGCCGCGCCTTCGACATGATCAATGAGCGCAAGGAGATCTTCGCTGCGTTGATGACCATGGAGATGGGCAAGACCTTCAACGAGGCTCTCGGCGAGGTCGCCTACGGCAATGAGTACCTGCGCTGGTTCTCTGAGCAGACCTGCCGCATCGAGGGCTATAACGCGATCGCCCCGGCGTCCGGCAAGCGGATTCTCACCGAGAAGGTGCCGGTTGGCCCGGTGCTGGCCATCACCCCGTGGAATTTCCCGCTGGCGATGGCGACCCGCAAGATCGCGCCGGCGCTGGCCGCCGGCTGCACCGTCGTCGTGAAGCCCGCCAAGCTGACCCCGCTCACCACTCTGTTGTTCGGCAAGGTGCTGCAGGAGGCCGGGCTGCCCGCCGGCGTGGTGAACATTCTCACCACCAACCACTCGGGCGCCACCACCAGCCCGGTGATCACCGATCCGAGGACCCGAAAGATCACCTTCACCGGTTCGACCGAGGTCGGTGTCGGATTGTTGAAGCAGGCCGCCGATAGGGTGCTGCGCACCTCGATGGAACTCGGCGGGAACGCCCCGCTCGTGGTGCTGCCCGATGCCGACCTGGACGTCGCGATCCAGGGTGCGATGGACGCCAAGATGCGCAATCTTGGTGAGGCCTGCACGGCCGGCAACCGTTTCATCGTGCATGAGTCGATCGCCGACGAGTTCACCAAGCGCTTCACTGAGGCGATGGCTGCCCAAAAGGTCGGCTACGGGCTCGATCCAGCGACCAATGTCGGCCCGCTGATCGACGGCGACCAGCGTGACAAGGTGCTCGGCCTGCTGCAGGATGCGATTGACAAGGGCGGCAAGGTCACCACCGGTGGCGACAAGATTGACGGCCCCGGCTACTTCATGCAGCCGACCGTGGTTGCGGGCATTCAGCCCGGCACCCGCATCCTCAAAGAAGAGATCTTCGGCCCGTTCGCCCCGGTCATCACCTACGCAGACGAGCAGGAGGCGATCGACATCGCCAACGGCACCGACTTCGGCCTGGCCG contains:
- a CDS encoding NAD-dependent succinate-semialdehyde dehydrogenase, producing the protein MASIEEIESKVIDALPSGLFIGGEWIQTDTTVPVENPAKGEAFAQVADATPEQAVQALDAACDAAADWAATKPRDRAELLRRAFDMINERKEIFAALMTMEMGKTFNEALGEVAYGNEYLRWFSEQTCRIEGYNAIAPASGKRILTEKVPVGPVLAITPWNFPLAMATRKIAPALAAGCTVVVKPAKLTPLTTLLFGKVLQEAGLPAGVVNILTTNHSGATTSPVITDPRTRKITFTGSTEVGVGLLKQAADRVLRTSMELGGNAPLVVLPDADLDVAIQGAMDAKMRNLGEACTAGNRFIVHESIADEFTKRFTEAMAAQKVGYGLDPATNVGPLIDGDQRDKVLGLLQDAIDKGGKVTTGGDKIDGPGYFMQPTVVAGIQPGTRILKEEIFGPFAPVITYADEQEAIDIANGTDFGLAAYVFSADLKNAMRVGEGIETGMVGINTGVVSDAAAPFGGVKMSGLGREGSQLGIEEFLETKYYSIPL